One window from the genome of Salvia splendens isolate huo1 chromosome 9, SspV2, whole genome shotgun sequence encodes:
- the LOC121749509 gene encoding uncharacterized protein LOC121749509: MTRFGIKGKLKPRFIEPYEILDEVGPVAYRLALPPSLGNVHNVFHVSQLWKYVYDPKHIIHYEEVSLTPDLNYEEKPIAILDQKIQQLRNKSISTVKVLWNHHGQEEATWELEEKMREQYPEMFM; this comes from the coding sequence ATGACTAGGTTTGGAATCAAAGGAAAATTGAAGCCACGTTTCATCGAGCCTTACGAGATTCTTGACGAAGTAGGTCCGGTGGCATATCGTTTGGCATTACCACCAAGCCTTGGGAATGTACACAACGTGTTTCATGTATCTCAACTCTGGAAATATGTTTATGACCCGAAGCACATAATCCACTATGAAGAGGTTAGTCTAACACCAGATTTAAACTATGAAGAGAAACCTATAGCTATCCTTGATCAAAAGATACAACAGTTACGGAATAAGTCAATATCAACTGTGAAAGTTTTGTGGAATCACCATGGACAAGAAGAGGCAACATGGGAGTTAGAGGAGAAAATGAGAGAACAATACCCAGAAATGTTTATGTAA